Proteins encoded within one genomic window of Humulus lupulus chromosome 1, drHumLupu1.1, whole genome shotgun sequence:
- the LOC133808067 gene encoding casein kinase II subunit alpha-2-like: MAKRPFLFSHPRTSTTTHTLLSLFFLTPKLSLSSSSLSLRPISLLRRISSSSTLLSSPNHHRHKPSHNRLPPVPLLPENLAQKIGKSIRRPGAASKARVYSDVNVIRPKEYWDYESLTVQWGEQDDYEVVRKVGRGKYSEVFEGVHCTDNEKCVIKILKPVKKKKIKREIKILQNLCGGPNIVKLLDIVRDQQSKTPSLIFEHVNNTDFKVLYPTLSDFDIRYYIYELLKALDYCHSQGIMHRDVKPHNVMIDHEQRKLRLIDWGLAEFYHPGKEYNVRVASRYFKGPELLVDLQDYDYSLDMWSLGCMFAGMIFRKEPFFYGHDNYDQLVKIAKVLGTDELNAYLTKYRIELDPHLAALVGRHSRKPWSKFMNVDNHHLAVPEAIDFVDNLLRYDHQERPTAKEAMAHPYFLPIRNAESSRTRTQ, encoded by the exons ATGGCCAAAAGGCCATTCCTCTTCTCCCACCCTCGTACAAGTACAACCACCCATACCCtcctctctctcttctttctcactcccaagctctctctctcttcttcttccctttctctccGCCCCATCTCTCTTCTCCGCCGAATCTCTTCCTCCTCCACCTTGCTCTCTTCGCCCAATCACCATCGCCACAAGCCCTCTCACAACCGCCTTCCTCCGGTTCCTCTCTTGCCGGAAAACCTGGCGCAGAAGATCGGGAAATCGATTCGCCGTCCCGGCGCCGCCTCCAAGGCTAGGGTCTACTCCGATGTTAACGTGATTCGTCCCAAGGAATATTGGGACTACGAGTCCCTCACCGTTCAGTGGGG GGAGCAAGATGATTATGAGGTGGTCAGGAAGGTCGGGAGGGGAAAGTACAGTGAGGTTTTTGAGGGGGTTCACTGTACTGATAACGAGAAATGTGTAATTAAGATTCTCAAAcctgtgaagaagaagaag ATTAAGAGGGAGATCAAGATACTGCAGAATCTCTGCGGAGGGCCAAATATTGTGAAGCTGCTTGATATTGTTAGAGACCAGCAATCAAAGACTCCGAGCTTAATATTCGAACATGTGAATAATACAGATTTTAAAGTGCTTTATCCAACGCTTTCAGATTTTGATATTCGTTACTATATCTATGAACTCTTGAAG GCTTTGGATTATTGCCACTCACAAGGTATTATGCATCGAGATGTGAAGCCCCACAATGTTATGATTGATCATGAGCAGCGTAAGCTTCGTCTCATAGATTGGGGCCTTGCAGAGTTCTATCATCCCGGGAAAGAGTATAATGTTCGCGTTGCTTCAAG ATATTTTAAAGGTCCTGAGCTTCTTGTTGATTTACAAGATTATGACTACTCTCTAGACATGTGGAGTCTTGGTTGTATGTTTGCCGGAATG ATATTTCGTAAGGAACCGTTCTTCTATGGGCATGATAACTATGATCAGCTAGTCAAAATAGCAAAG GTACTGGGAACTGATGAATTAAATGCTTATCTGACCAAGTATCGCATAGAGTTGGACCCACATCTTGCAGCCCTTGTCGGAAG GCATAGTCGGAAACCATGGTCGAAGTTTATGAATGTTGATAATCACCATTTAGCAGTGCCTGAG GCAATTGACTTTGTAGACAACCTTCTACGATATGATCACCAGGAAAGACCAACTGCAAAAGAAGCAATG GCCCATCCTTACTTCTTACCCATTAGGAATGCAGAAAGCAGCAGAACTCGCACACAGTAG